TAGGGGATTGCTGCGCATTTTCTTGCATGCAATCCTGTATCCATTCATTCGCCTATACTTACAGAAAGTATGCCCGAACTTCCTGAGGTCGAAACCGTCGCGAACGGCGTTCACGCCAGAGTCCACGGCCAGACAATCCGTTCGGTCTGGACCAGCAACAAACCCCAAACCTTTAAATCTTCGCCCGACGAGATCGTCGAAGCTCTCACCGGCAGCCGCATCGACCGTGTCCACCGCGTCGGCAAAACCATCGTCGTCGATCTCAGTTGCTCCAGAGAGAATCAAAAATCAGCGCAGTTCCTCGTCCACCTCGGCATGACCGGCCGCCTGCTCGTCTCAACTCCAGACACACCGATTCCACCCCACACGCACGCGATCCTCTCTCTCAGCAGCGGAAAGGAGCTTCGCTTCGTCGATGCCCGACGCTTTGGCCGGCTTTCCGTTGTTAAAGCCGCAAGCCCCGAAGGACGATACGCCGGCCCAGGCGCCGAACCCCTCACCATCGAGCTTGAGGACTTCATCGCGCTCTTTCGTGGCCGCAAAACCCCGATCAAAGCCGCGCTGCTCAATCAGTCGCTGCTCCACGGTGTCGGTAATATCTACGCCGACGAGAGCCTCTTTCACGCCGGCATTCGCCCCACACGTCACGCTGGCCGCCTCACCCGCGCCGAACTGACGCGCCTCCACGCAGCGTTGATTAAAGTACTCACCGAGGCGATCAAGCTTGGTGGATCGTCCGTCTCAGACTACGTCGACGCCGACGGAGTCGCAGGCTTCTTTCAGCTGCACCATCACGCCTACTCGCGCACCGGCCAGCCGTGTCTTACCTGCGGAACGCCCATCAAGCGCATCGTCCTCGGCGGCCGTAGCACCCACTTCTGCCCCACCTGCCAGAGATAGCGCGTTCGGTCGGATTCGGTTTCACTTCTTACCGGCCCGCGGCAAGTTCCGCCGAGACAGCAGCGCCGATCACCCGCACCTCTGGCGTATCGTCGACGATCTCCAGCGAATACCCCTGCAGCGGACTCATCTTCACCATCTGTTGCAGATAGTCCTTCAGCATGGACATATCGAGAAACCGCGTATTGAACCCGGAGAGAAAGATCTTCCCAGGCCCAGCCATGTGAATCGTGGTCGCCGACGCTGCAGCCAGGGCCTTGTGCCAGAGCCGCTTGAAGTCCACACAGCGGGCATCGCCCTGTTTTGCCGCCTCGAAGACCTCCTCCGGCTCCATGTCCAGGAAGCGCAGACGCATCGCACGATGCCCCATGATCCCCTCCATATGCCCGCGCCCGCCGCATCCGCAGAAGCGCTCTTTCTCGTCGAGCGTCACCACCGTGTGGCCGCCCTCCCACACGCCCGGAGCGAAGGGATACCGCCCATAGCCGATACCAACGCCCAGCGTCCAGACCCGGATCATGCTGTCCAGCTTGCCGTGCATCGAAGCCAGCCCCGCAGCCATTCCATCAGCATCGTTCACCGCCGTCACGGTCACGTCGAGCCCATGGTTGCGCATCTGGGCAACCAGCAACTCCTGAATCTTCGCGCCCTTCAGCTGCGGCAGGTTCGGCGCCTCTGCCACCACGCCATCCTTCACCAGCCCTGGCAACGCCACGCCGATCGCCGTAAAGTCCCTCGCTCCATCAGCAGCCAGGAGCACCTGATTTGCGATCGTCTCCACCAAAGCTTCGGTGTGTTGCTCCACCAACGCATCTTCGTCGTCATGATCTTCAGGAAAACGGCGTACCGGTCCTACAAGCTTGTGATCCACGACCAATCCGGCCGAGATCCGCTCCGAAAGTATTACCCCAACTGTCTTTGCCATTACCCTGTCCGCCTCATCCTCAGGTGCCCGTGTTTCTACTCAAATTTACTGACGCGGTTCAACCCGTTGAAAGCCGCAACTTTATAACATTCCGCGAGAGTTGGATAGTTGAAGACCGTATCCACGAAATAATCCAGCGTTCCGCCCAGCGCCATCACAGCCTGGCCGATGTGCAGCAGCTCGCTCGCACCCTCGCCGATGATGTGCACCCCAAGGATCAAGTGGTTCATCCGGTGAAAGATGATCTTGAGCCGGCCCGTCGTATCGCCGCGAATCTGGCCGCGTGCAATCTCGCGATAGTAGGCCACGCCCACCTCGTAAGGAACATCCTCTTCGGTCAGCTGCTCCTCGGTCTTGCCGATAAAGCTGATCTCCGGAATCGTATAGATCCCATACGGATAAAGCCCTGGGTTCGACAGGATCTTCTCATCCCCAAACGCCCGCGCCGCCGCCACGCGCCCCTGCTCCATCGAGACAGAAGCCAGCGACGGAAACCCAATCACGTCGCCCACGGCAAAGATCGTCGGCACCTTCGTCCTGAAGTCCTTATCCACCGGGATGCGTCCGCGTGAGTCCGACTCGATCCCCACCGCAACCAGGTTCAGCTCGTCCACATTGCCCTGGCGGCCGACCGCGTACAGCAGCGCATCGCCCTGAACTTTTTTCTTGCTCTCGAGATTTGCCACGACGGTTCCGTCCGGCATCTCCTCCACCGACTCCACCTCTTCATTCAGCCGCATCGTCACCCGCGAGTCCCGCAGATGGTAGCTCAGCGCCTCGATGATCTCCTGGTCGGCAAACTCCAGCAGACGCGGCCTCCGCTCAATCAGCGTTACCCGCACCCCGAGGGCTGAGAACATACACGTGTACTCCACCCCGATCACGCCGCCGCCCACGATAATCATCGTCTTCGGCAGGTTCACCAGCTCCAGCACCAGGTCCGAGTTGATGATGCTGCGCCCGTTGATCGGCACCTTCGGTGATGACGCCGGCTTGGTCCCGGTACCAATCAGAATGTTGGTCGCCTCATACACCGTCGAACCGCGCGAGTTGGTCACCTTGATGTGGGTCGCATCTTCAAAGCTCGCCACGCCTACCAGCATCTCGATGTTGTTGCGCGAAAGCTGCGCCTCGGTCACGTCGATCTCGGTCTTGATCACATGCTGCACCCGGAACGCCAGGTCCGCCATCGTGATCCGTTCCTTCACCCGGTAGTTCATCCCGTAGATGGACTTGTAGTTGTATCCGGAGAGGTGAAGAACCGCCTCGCGCATGGTCTTTGAAGGGATGGTGCCGGTGCTGATGCAGGCGCCCCCAACGACCTCCCGCATCTCCACCAATGCGACCTTTTTGCCCAGCTTCGAGGCGTAAATTGCAGCGCGCTGCCCGGCTGGTCCGGACCCGATGACAATCAGATCGTAAACACTACTCATATTGGCACATACTCATGGACATTCCACTCCAGCGTCTTGGCGGCTCTTGTCCCGTTATCGGCCCCTCGAGTGGCGATCGTGAGGGGGCCAGTTCTTGACTGTGTGCGTGTTCGCCTTACTGCCTTGAAGCTACCACACCAACATCACAGACTCCACTGAGTGGCCCTTGGCACCATACACTGATTTCACCATGCTCCGCTACGCCATCACAAGCCGCGCGCTCTACCCCGGCAGCGAGCAGGAAAAACAAACCGCACTCCTCGCCGAAGCCGCCCGATGGATCGCCGATGGCATCGACTTTATCCAGCTGAGAGAAAAAGACCTTCCCGCCGCCACGCTCGCGAACCTCGCCCGTAACCTGCTGGAGATGACAGCCCTCGCCGTCAGCCCGACGCGCCTGCTCGTCAACTCCCGCCCCGACATCGCCCTCGCAAGCGGAGCCCACGGGGTCCATCTCACCGCCTCGCCAGACGAGCTAGCCCCCTGCCAGATCCGCGACCTCTTCCTCTCCGCCCGCGCAACCAAACCCCTGATTACGCTCTCCTGCCACAACCTCGTCGAGGTCCACCGCGCCCATCCCCACCAGGTCGACGCGATCCTGTTTGCCCCCGTCTTCGAGAAGCCCCTCGCCGACGGCGAAGACCTCCCCGGCCAGGGCCTCGATCAGCTCCGCGCCGCCTGCCTCGCCGCAGCCCCCATCCCGGTCTTCGCCCTTGGCGGAGTCACCGCCGAAAACACTCCCGAATGTCTCAAGGCAGGCGCAGCCGGAGTCGCCGGCATCCGCCTCTTCCATCGCGTTCCCCATAAAGAAAGCTGACTCCCACCACGTCCCTTCCAACCATCAGCCCTTGGCTTTGAAGTAGTTCCTAAGAGCTGGCAAAACGCCCGCAGTTCAGGCTACTCCGCGCGCAGGGCTTCCACAGGATTAACCGAGGCTGCGCGGTGCGCGGGGATATAGCTTGCGAGCAGAGCAGAGATCGAGAGCACTAGAGCCACTCCTGCCAGTGTGCCTGCGTCCCATGGTTGTGTGCCGAACAGGATCTTGCGCATCAGGCTCGCCGTCACCACCGAACAGATCAGGCCCGCAAGAATGCCGATAGCTGCCAGCCGCCCCGCTTCTTTAAGAATCAGTTTGTACACAGAGCTGCGCTGCGCGCCCATCGCTATACGCACACCAATCTCCCGCGTTCGCTGGCTCACCGAGTACGCGATCAGACCATACAGACCAACCACTCCCAGCAGCAGAGCTATCGCCGCAAAGCCGCCAACAAGGCATGCAGACGAGCGATGCAGATAAGTTGACTGCGAGTGATTGATACGGTCCTCCATCGTCTCCGCATTGAAGGTCAGGATTTCGGGATCGATTCGGTGGACCGTTGCTTCGAGTGACTTCAGCAGTTCCTGCGGCTCTTGTGCTGTCCTTGCAACTAGGAAGAACGCATTGTCGGGCTCCTGGTTGAACGGCGTATACAGTACCGGCTGAACCTCCTCATCCAGAGGTCCTTCCTTAAGGTCGTCCACTATGCCGACGATCTCGATTGCTGGCGTCGTCGCGTCATATCGTATCTGCCTGCCGATCGGATCTTCTCCAGCAAAGTACTTTCGCGTGAAGGATCGATTGACGATCGTCACCCGAGGCTTCGAGACATCGTCCCCCTCACTGAAGTAGCGGCCTCGCACCAGCCGCGCCCGCACCGTGCT
The nucleotide sequence above comes from Tunturibacter empetritectus. Encoded proteins:
- a CDS encoding DNA-formamidopyrimidine glycosylase; this encodes MPELPEVETVANGVHARVHGQTIRSVWTSNKPQTFKSSPDEIVEALTGSRIDRVHRVGKTIVVDLSCSRENQKSAQFLVHLGMTGRLLVSTPDTPIPPHTHAILSLSSGKELRFVDARRFGRLSVVKAASPEGRYAGPGAEPLTIELEDFIALFRGRKTPIKAALLNQSLLHGVGNIYADESLFHAGIRPTRHAGRLTRAELTRLHAALIKVLTEAIKLGGSSVSDYVDADGVAGFFQLHHHAYSRTGQPCLTCGTPIKRIVLGGRSTHFCPTCQR
- a CDS encoding ROK family protein, with translation MAKTVGVILSERISAGLVVDHKLVGPVRRFPEDHDDEDALVEQHTEALVETIANQVLLAADGARDFTAIGVALPGLVKDGVVAEAPNLPQLKGAKIQELLVAQMRNHGLDVTVTAVNDADGMAAGLASMHGKLDSMIRVWTLGVGIGYGRYPFAPGVWEGGHTVVTLDEKERFCGCGGRGHMEGIMGHRAMRLRFLDMEPEEVFEAAKQGDARCVDFKRLWHKALAAASATTIHMAGPGKIFLSGFNTRFLDMSMLKDYLQQMVKMSPLQGYSLEIVDDTPEVRVIGAAVSAELAAGR
- the sthA gene encoding Si-specific NAD(P)(+) transhydrogenase, with translation MSSVYDLIVIGSGPAGQRAAIYASKLGKKVALVEMREVVGGACISTGTIPSKTMREAVLHLSGYNYKSIYGMNYRVKERITMADLAFRVQHVIKTEIDVTEAQLSRNNIEMLVGVASFEDATHIKVTNSRGSTVYEATNILIGTGTKPASSPKVPINGRSIINSDLVLELVNLPKTMIIVGGGVIGVEYTCMFSALGVRVTLIERRPRLLEFADQEIIEALSYHLRDSRVTMRLNEEVESVEEMPDGTVVANLESKKKVQGDALLYAVGRQGNVDELNLVAVGIESDSRGRIPVDKDFRTKVPTIFAVGDVIGFPSLASVSMEQGRVAAARAFGDEKILSNPGLYPYGIYTIPEISFIGKTEEQLTEEDVPYEVGVAYYREIARGQIRGDTTGRLKIIFHRMNHLILGVHIIGEGASELLHIGQAVMALGGTLDYFVDTVFNYPTLAECYKVAAFNGLNRVSKFE
- a CDS encoding thiamine phosphate synthase; translation: MAPYTDFTMLRYAITSRALYPGSEQEKQTALLAEAARWIADGIDFIQLREKDLPAATLANLARNLLEMTALAVSPTRLLVNSRPDIALASGAHGVHLTASPDELAPCQIRDLFLSARATKPLITLSCHNLVEVHRAHPHQVDAILFAPVFEKPLADGEDLPGQGLDQLRAACLAAAPIPVFALGGVTAENTPECLKAGAAGVAGIRLFHRVPHKES